Proteins encoded in a region of the Paenibacillus sp. E222 genome:
- the bglX gene encoding beta-glucosidase BglX: MNNEQLLDLVNQMTLEEKTAQLLQLTANFYEGTNVEGQITGPMEEMGITEQSVEASGSILGLSGAQAIIDVQQAYLKKSRLGIPLLFMADVVHGFKTIFPIPLAIGCSWDTELAEKSAEISARESAVSGLHVTFAPMVDLVRDPRWGRVMETTGEDPYLNSLFSAAFVRGYQGDSLKDEPDRLAACVKHFAAYGAAEGGRDYNTVDMSERNLREYYLPAYKAALDAGVEMVMASFNTVEGIPASGNEKLMRDILRDEWGFDGVLISDWASIREMIAHGAAEDDREAAYRAIRAGVDIEMMTPCYVHHLPELIKNGEVEEKLIDEAVLRILQLKEKLGLFDNPLRAADPEREREIVFSKEHRQVSYELATKSAVLLKNDNNVLPLKPEANVALIGPFAQSEDILGWWSCEGVKEDAVKLGTALQERLAVGKVHMAQGSNVHTITAEQIAEALEVASKADLIVLALGEDSEMSGEGGSRTDIRLPAAQLELVKQLKAAGKPIASVIFNGRPLDLHGVFKESDAVLEAWFPGSEGGAAIADVLTGVVNPSARLTMSFPQSVGQIPVYYNHFNTGRPLNPQKTEERYVSKYIDSPNDPLLPFGYGLSYTSFEYGDLEVSSNEMTADQPLTIQVRVTNAGERAGVETVQLYVRDVTGEVVRPMRELKGYVKLSLAPGESGTATFTLNEEQLRYHHSDLSHRSDKGTFHIFVGPNSRDTLESTFKLV, from the coding sequence ATGAATAACGAGCAGTTGCTAGACCTTGTAAACCAAATGACCTTGGAAGAAAAAACGGCCCAGCTGCTTCAGCTGACCGCTAACTTTTATGAAGGAACCAATGTTGAAGGTCAGATCACAGGTCCAATGGAAGAGATGGGAATCACGGAGCAGTCCGTAGAGGCCAGTGGCTCCATTTTGGGATTGTCCGGTGCACAGGCCATTATTGATGTACAGCAAGCTTACCTGAAAAAAAGCCGTCTCGGCATTCCGCTCTTGTTCATGGCGGACGTCGTGCATGGTTTTAAAACCATTTTCCCCATCCCGCTAGCCATTGGCTGTTCATGGGACACTGAACTGGCTGAGAAAAGTGCTGAGATTTCAGCTCGTGAGTCCGCCGTCTCTGGCCTCCATGTCACGTTTGCACCGATGGTCGATCTCGTTCGTGATCCGCGCTGGGGTCGGGTAATGGAGACGACAGGTGAAGACCCTTATTTGAACAGTCTGTTCTCTGCGGCATTTGTACGTGGATATCAGGGCGACAGTTTGAAGGATGAGCCGGATCGTCTGGCGGCTTGTGTAAAACACTTTGCAGCCTATGGGGCAGCAGAAGGTGGTCGTGATTACAACACGGTCGATATGTCTGAACGCAACTTGCGTGAGTACTACTTACCGGCTTACAAGGCAGCACTGGATGCAGGCGTCGAAATGGTAATGGCTTCATTCAATACTGTAGAGGGTATTCCAGCGAGCGGAAATGAGAAGCTCATGCGTGACATTTTGCGTGATGAGTGGGGCTTTGATGGTGTATTAATCTCGGATTGGGCTTCCATTCGCGAGATGATTGCTCATGGCGCAGCTGAAGATGACCGTGAAGCTGCATACCGCGCTATTCGTGCAGGGGTGGATATCGAGATGATGACACCTTGTTATGTCCATCATCTGCCAGAGTTGATTAAGAACGGAGAAGTGGAAGAAAAGCTCATTGATGAAGCGGTGCTGCGTATTCTGCAACTGAAAGAAAAGCTGGGATTGTTCGACAATCCACTGCGAGCAGCTGATCCGGAGCGTGAGCGGGAGATTGTCTTCTCCAAAGAACATCGTCAGGTATCGTACGAGCTTGCAACCAAATCGGCAGTATTGCTCAAAAATGATAATAACGTTCTTCCGCTGAAGCCAGAAGCCAATGTAGCGTTAATTGGACCTTTTGCCCAAAGTGAAGACATTCTCGGATGGTGGTCCTGTGAAGGTGTCAAAGAGGATGCCGTTAAACTCGGAACGGCTTTGCAGGAACGTCTTGCTGTCGGGAAAGTTCATATGGCTCAAGGCAGCAACGTTCACACGATCACCGCTGAACAGATTGCTGAAGCGCTTGAAGTAGCAAGCAAAGCTGATCTGATCGTGCTTGCACTTGGTGAAGATTCCGAAATGAGTGGTGAAGGTGGGTCACGTACGGATATTCGTTTGCCGGCAGCTCAACTGGAATTGGTTAAACAGCTCAAAGCAGCGGGGAAACCAATCGCCAGCGTGATCTTTAACGGACGCCCTCTGGACTTGCATGGTGTATTTAAAGAATCCGATGCGGTGCTTGAAGCGTGGTTCCCAGGCAGTGAGGGTGGAGCGGCCATCGCCGATGTATTGACAGGTGTGGTGAATCCATCTGCGCGTCTAACAATGTCCTTCCCGCAATCTGTAGGACAGATACCGGTATATTACAATCATTTTAATACAGGACGTCCACTCAATCCGCAAAAGACGGAAGAGCGTTATGTCTCCAAATATATTGATAGTCCGAATGATCCCCTGCTTCCATTTGGCTACGGCTTGTCATACACCTCGTTTGAGTATGGTGACCTGGAAGTATCAAGCAATGAAATGACTGCTGATCAACCTCTGACGATCCAAGTGCGTGTAACGAATGCTGGCGAGCGTGCTGGCGTGGAGACGGTTCAGCTGTACGTACGTGACGTAACCGGTGAAGTTGTGCGTCCAATGCGTGAGCTGAAAGGCTATGTCAAGTTGTCACTCGCACCGGGTGAAAGTGGTACGGCTACATTTACATTAAACGAAGAACAGCTTCGTTATCATCATTCCGATTTGAGTCATCGCAGTGATAAAGGAACATTCCACATTTTTGTAGGGCCGAATAGCCGGGATACATTGGAGAGTACGTTCAAACTGGTGTAA
- a CDS encoding extracellular solute-binding protein: protein MKTNKKLSVRALFAITLSVVMLMVTACSSQGASGGNEKDAEGNYKDNLTISVANLTEIKNGNLDNDFHKFWTDKFNVTWDYNYIDWDSWGEKLRLWINSGDLPDVAVWNYVHGDAMNSIDQGLFYKFPDDWKERWPNVAAAYKLTGLGDKLEELTGGTYVLPRPIYFENKPADPLTNQIGVIALRKDWAEAVGFELKDAYTTTELNEYAELVKEKDPGKVGNKLVPLSYNAADAMTNIIMPNSVHAMTDSPFYKGEDGQFHWGPADPETLTGLKLMQKAYKDGLLNPEFYTWKNNEGQNNFKVTGTAAVTSLGGLASYRQGLDSDMRKNLGVDSDDLVHTAIVLGDDGKYRNMEQANFWSALIFNPNISDEKFERIMDLIDYSTTKEGQLLINMGFEGKDWKYDENNELVSLLPEGTVLEDKYPARFEGLYLLGDDFSVVNPAIKKDYRDRAVKLFEEKAKLGTEGQSLATYDWDVNLYDSKAKSQASFDYQNEYANLILKSGDLEANWKEWVNSKMSLVQPYLDELNKEFK, encoded by the coding sequence ATGAAAACGAACAAAAAGTTGTCAGTAAGAGCTCTCTTTGCCATCACGCTTAGTGTAGTTATGCTGATGGTGACCGCTTGTTCCAGTCAAGGAGCTTCAGGTGGTAACGAGAAAGATGCAGAGGGAAATTACAAAGACAACCTGACCATCTCTGTAGCTAACCTGACTGAAATTAAAAACGGGAACTTGGATAATGACTTCCACAAGTTCTGGACAGACAAATTCAATGTAACATGGGATTACAACTATATCGATTGGGATTCATGGGGCGAGAAGCTTCGTCTGTGGATCAACTCTGGCGATTTGCCTGATGTAGCAGTATGGAACTATGTGCATGGCGATGCCATGAACAGTATTGATCAAGGTCTGTTCTACAAATTCCCGGATGACTGGAAAGAACGCTGGCCTAACGTGGCAGCAGCCTACAAGTTGACCGGTCTTGGAGACAAGCTGGAAGAACTGACAGGTGGAACATACGTCCTGCCAAGACCAATCTATTTCGAGAACAAACCTGCTGACCCATTGACGAACCAAATTGGTGTCATTGCGCTTCGTAAAGACTGGGCTGAAGCCGTTGGTTTCGAACTGAAAGATGCATATACAACAACTGAATTGAATGAATACGCTGAGCTTGTAAAAGAAAAAGATCCAGGCAAAGTGGGCAACAAACTTGTGCCTCTGTCCTACAATGCGGCAGATGCTATGACGAATATCATTATGCCGAACAGTGTGCACGCCATGACTGACTCTCCGTTCTATAAAGGAGAAGATGGCCAGTTCCACTGGGGACCAGCAGATCCTGAAACTTTGACAGGACTTAAATTGATGCAAAAAGCCTACAAAGATGGCTTGCTCAATCCTGAGTTCTACACATGGAAAAACAATGAAGGTCAAAACAACTTTAAAGTAACAGGTACAGCTGCAGTAACAAGTCTGGGCGGACTGGCTTCGTACAGACAAGGTCTGGATTCCGATATGAGAAAGAATCTGGGTGTAGATAGTGATGATCTGGTACACACAGCAATCGTATTGGGCGATGACGGGAAATACCGCAACATGGAGCAAGCCAACTTCTGGTCTGCATTGATCTTCAATCCGAACATCAGTGACGAGAAATTCGAACGGATCATGGATCTGATCGACTACTCAACTACCAAAGAAGGACAACTGCTGATCAACATGGGCTTCGAAGGAAAAGATTGGAAGTATGACGAAAACAACGAACTCGTTAGCTTGCTGCCAGAAGGAACTGTTCTGGAAGATAAATACCCAGCACGTTTCGAAGGTCTGTATCTTCTGGGTGACGACTTCAGTGTTGTAAACCCTGCAATTAAAAAGGATTATCGTGATAGAGCTGTGAAGCTGTTCGAGGAAAAAGCAAAACTCGGTACAGAAGGTCAATCACTCGCAACATACGACTGGGATGTCAACCTGTACGATTCCAAAGCTAAAAGTCAGGCTTCATTCGACTACCAGAATGAATATGCCAACTTGATCCTCAAAAGTGGAGATCTGGAAGCGAACTGGAAAGAATGGGTAAACAGCAAAATGTCCCTGGTTCAACCTTATCTGGATGAACTGAACAAAGAATTCAAGTAA
- a CDS encoding carbohydrate ABC transporter permease produces the protein MSKKANKKPRIGTEKMTFLDYIIFAILLVLALMILIPFWNVIMISFATQKEYADNPFLMFPKEWTFDSYKALFADGTILSGYKNTIILLVIGLPLSLFLTTSMAYGLSRNKFPFKKFLFFLVLFTMIFNGGIVPLYLIMKSLHLTGTLWSVILAGSFSAFNMILMMNYFYTLPESLMESARLDGAGEWRILFSVVLPLATPIMATITMFYGVAYWNSWYDAMIFLRKADQLPLQNVLRNIIVTSQTNASNASSVDAAQASNFSMGMKMAAVFVTMVPIMCFFPMLQKHFAKGVLTGAIKT, from the coding sequence ATGAGCAAGAAAGCTAACAAAAAACCGAGAATTGGTACAGAAAAAATGACTTTTCTCGATTACATTATTTTCGCCATATTACTTGTGCTTGCCCTGATGATTTTGATTCCGTTCTGGAATGTCATCATGATCTCGTTCGCAACACAAAAAGAATATGCTGACAATCCATTTTTGATGTTCCCTAAAGAATGGACATTCGATTCCTATAAGGCGTTGTTCGCTGACGGAACGATTCTGTCGGGGTACAAAAATACAATTATTTTGCTAGTCATCGGCTTGCCACTCAGCTTGTTCCTGACAACTAGCATGGCATATGGCCTTAGTCGCAATAAATTTCCGTTCAAGAAATTTCTCTTTTTCCTAGTACTGTTCACCATGATCTTTAATGGTGGTATCGTACCGCTGTACCTGATCATGAAATCACTTCACCTTACAGGTACGCTGTGGTCCGTTATCCTGGCGGGAAGTTTCAGTGCATTTAATATGATTCTGATGATGAACTACTTCTACACACTGCCTGAATCGCTGATGGAATCGGCGAGACTGGATGGTGCAGGAGAGTGGAGAATTCTGTTCTCTGTTGTTCTTCCGCTGGCTACACCAATTATGGCTACAATCACGATGTTCTACGGCGTGGCTTACTGGAACAGTTGGTACGATGCGATGATATTCCTTCGAAAAGCGGATCAGTTACCGCTCCAGAATGTACTCAGAAACATTATAGTCACATCCCAGACGAACGCATCCAATGCGTCCAGTGTGGATGCTGCCCAAGCGAGCAATTTCTCCATGGGTATGAAGATGGCGGCAGTATTTGTCACCATGGTACCAATTATGTGTTTCTTCCCAATGCTGCAAAAACACTTTGCCAAAGGGGTATTAACAGGGGCTATCAAGACCTGA
- a CDS encoding sugar ABC transporter permease, whose translation MKPAAEGPSKKLKGNLKGNSLWSEIWKHRMTYTLLIPGLVWLILFAYMPMGGLSLAFKDYKANLGIWGSPWSGFENFKYVFRDPTFIDAVWRTLYINILKLIIQFPFPIILALLLNELRMRRGKKWFQTVLTFPHFLSWIIVSGVVINVLAYDGLVNSALGLLGLPTINFLGSESNFVPMLLLTDIWKSSGWGAIIFLAAISGIDQDQYESAQIDGASRMQQMFKITLPNILPTITVMFILSVGGLMSSGFDQIFNLANAATKNVSEVLDVYIYRITFQSSTDFSFSTAVSLFRSLVNMVLLLLADRFAKWLGGDGLFR comes from the coding sequence TTGAAACCTGCAGCCGAAGGACCTAGCAAAAAGCTGAAGGGAAACTTGAAAGGCAATTCGCTCTGGAGTGAAATCTGGAAGCACAGAATGACGTACACCCTGCTTATTCCAGGGCTCGTCTGGCTGATCTTGTTTGCCTACATGCCGATGGGTGGCCTGTCTCTTGCGTTTAAAGACTACAAGGCGAACTTGGGGATTTGGGGAAGCCCATGGAGCGGATTTGAGAATTTCAAATACGTTTTCCGGGATCCAACCTTTATTGACGCCGTATGGCGGACGCTGTACATCAACATTCTAAAACTGATTATTCAGTTCCCGTTCCCAATCATTCTGGCCCTGTTGCTGAATGAGTTGCGGATGCGCAGAGGGAAAAAGTGGTTCCAGACGGTTCTTACGTTCCCGCACTTCCTTTCATGGATCATCGTATCCGGGGTAGTCATCAACGTCCTGGCTTATGACGGACTGGTAAACAGCGCACTTGGTTTGCTTGGATTGCCAACTATTAACTTCCTGGGTTCCGAGTCTAACTTTGTACCGATGCTGCTGTTGACGGATATTTGGAAATCCAGTGGATGGGGTGCGATTATCTTCCTGGCTGCCATTTCCGGTATCGATCAGGATCAGTATGAATCGGCGCAGATTGACGGCGCTTCCCGTATGCAGCAGATGTTCAAGATTACATTGCCAAACATTCTTCCAACAATCACCGTCATGTTCATTCTGTCGGTTGGTGGATTGATGTCTTCCGGTTTCGACCAGATCTTCAACTTGGCAAATGCCGCAACGAAAAATGTATCGGAAGTATTGGATGTATATATCTATCGGATTACGTTCCAGTCTTCAACGGACTTCTCATTCTCGACAGCGGTCAGCTTGTTCCGTTCCCTCGTGAATATGGTCTTGCTGCTTCTCGCAGACAGATTTGCCAAGTGGCTTGGCGGAGACGGTTTGTTCCGATAA
- a CDS encoding alpha/beta hydrolase family protein: MAHITIETGSPTLCMNTSIHVVSSDSGDTSGGTLYLLHGAGDNASTWQRLTTIEMYAQQYGCTIIMPEANRSYYTDMEYGLNYFHYITQELPEFCRRQLNLNTDPAQTYVAGLSMGGYGALKCALTYPERYCKVVSLSGVTDIQTRLHDPEMPSGMIKEMKAVFGERLQVKPDQDLYALSAKLLKQGGNLPDILSCCGDIDPFVEMNRKFAEYMQETDFEFQYVETPGTHEWRFWEQHLRTMFDFLYNDKTKVE; the protein is encoded by the coding sequence ATGGCGCATATAACGATCGAAACCGGATCGCCTACGTTATGCATGAATACAAGCATACATGTAGTGTCCAGTGACTCCGGAGACACTTCAGGCGGTACGCTATATTTGCTGCATGGTGCAGGTGATAATGCAAGTACATGGCAACGTTTGACTACAATTGAAATGTACGCGCAACAATATGGCTGTACTATCATTATGCCGGAAGCGAACCGAAGCTATTACACCGATATGGAATACGGCCTGAATTACTTCCATTACATCACTCAGGAGCTGCCTGAATTCTGTAGGCGTCAGCTCAATCTGAATACAGACCCGGCCCAGACTTACGTCGCCGGTCTATCCATGGGCGGGTACGGTGCATTGAAATGTGCATTGACATATCCCGAGAGGTACTGCAAGGTGGTGTCCTTATCAGGTGTAACTGATATTCAGACCCGGCTTCATGATCCTGAGATGCCATCAGGTATGATCAAGGAAATGAAAGCGGTTTTTGGAGAACGGTTACAGGTAAAACCCGATCAGGACCTGTACGCACTGTCTGCAAAGCTGTTGAAGCAGGGTGGAAATTTACCGGATATTCTGAGCTGTTGTGGTGACATCGATCCGTTTGTGGAGATGAATCGCAAATTCGCGGAATACATGCAGGAAACGGACTTTGAGTTTCAGTATGTGGAGACACCGGGTACCCATGAATGGAGATTCTGGGAGCAACACCTGCGAACCATGTTTGATTTTCTGTATAACGACAAGACCAAAGTAGAGTGA
- a CDS encoding serine hydrolase — protein sequence MSSIINSFVQHIDEQQLNVHSVRVLQKGVTIGAWDRTSDVRRLQHSVSKSFTCMAVGLALDQGTLTLESRLGDYFTSPTPSSHLTAFPPADLTLYDLLRMSSGHDVPVLWAEERATLPEKDWAKYYMSLPLDRVPGETFTYSSADTFMISAMFQAASGQTVNDYLIPRLFEPLGISNVEWETSPLGITLGCAGLQLTNEELGRFGQLLLQEGSWNGKQLIPAEWIRLATTQQIPTPGDGDWGQGYGYQFWRCSHNAYRADGANGQLCVVLPELESVVAINSDEQNMQAILDHVWSDILPILEENI from the coding sequence ATGTCGAGTATTATTAATTCTTTTGTTCAACATATAGATGAGCAGCAGTTAAACGTTCATTCTGTTCGGGTATTGCAGAAAGGGGTTACAATCGGAGCTTGGGATCGCACCAGCGATGTGCGCCGCTTGCAGCATTCTGTCAGCAAATCGTTTACCTGCATGGCGGTTGGATTGGCTTTGGATCAAGGTACACTTACACTTGAATCCAGACTCGGTGATTATTTCACATCACCAACACCTTCTTCCCATTTAACGGCTTTCCCTCCTGCTGACCTCACCCTGTATGATTTGCTGCGGATGTCCTCGGGGCATGACGTACCCGTGTTATGGGCAGAAGAGCGAGCCACTCTCCCTGAGAAAGATTGGGCCAAATATTATATGTCTCTTCCATTGGACAGAGTGCCTGGTGAAACGTTTACATACAGCAGTGCAGATACGTTTATGATCTCCGCCATGTTTCAGGCTGCCTCTGGTCAAACCGTGAATGACTATCTGATTCCGCGGCTATTCGAGCCACTGGGCATTTCGAATGTAGAGTGGGAAACTTCTCCCTTGGGCATTACATTGGGCTGTGCGGGCCTGCAGCTGACCAACGAGGAATTAGGCAGATTCGGTCAACTATTGCTTCAGGAGGGCAGCTGGAACGGCAAGCAGCTCATTCCTGCGGAATGGATTCGATTGGCGACAACACAACAGATCCCTACACCAGGAGACGGCGACTGGGGACAAGGTTATGGATATCAATTCTGGAGATGTTCCCATAACGCTTACCGTGCTGATGGCGCCAATGGTCAACTATGCGTTGTCCTGCCGGAGCTGGAGTCCGTCGTTGCCATCAATAGTGATGAACAAAATATGCAAGCCATTCTTGACCATGTATGGTCGGATATACTACCTATTCTGGAGGAGAACATTTGA
- a CDS encoding GNAT family N-acetyltransferase — protein sequence MNIRAATQADYAELRNIYLESRRARFHWVKPEELSLQDFDADTVDEHIIVAENEDGQLLGFASLYLPDNFIHLLFIHPGFIGGGTGSRLLDASISLMQQPVRLKCVSDNHKAIGFYERQGWKKVIEEGAPGAKYWVMEYDTNS from the coding sequence TTGAATATACGAGCAGCCACTCAAGCAGATTATGCGGAGTTAAGAAACATTTATCTCGAGTCACGACGTGCCCGATTCCACTGGGTCAAGCCGGAGGAACTGTCCCTACAGGATTTTGACGCAGATACCGTGGATGAGCATATCATCGTAGCTGAAAATGAAGATGGACAGCTTCTCGGCTTCGCTTCACTGTACCTTCCCGACAACTTTATCCATCTACTGTTTATCCATCCCGGTTTTATCGGCGGGGGTACAGGCTCACGCTTACTTGATGCGTCAATTTCACTCATGCAGCAGCCAGTTCGATTGAAATGTGTGTCTGATAATCATAAAGCCATTGGCTTTTACGAACGACAGGGTTGGAAAAAAGTGATTGAAGAGGGTGCACCCGGGGCGAAATATTGGGTGATGGAGTATGACACTAATAGCTGA
- a CDS encoding AbrB/MazE/SpoVT family DNA-binding domain-containing protein, translating to MKPAGVVRKVDQLGRIVLPKSLRKRYQMNEGDPVEILVQGDHIILERYRPKCIFCGSMEEVNEFKERYICAQCLDEMTQLPQHG from the coding sequence ATGAAGCCAGCTGGAGTCGTTCGCAAAGTTGACCAATTGGGTAGGATCGTATTGCCTAAATCTTTGCGTAAAAGGTATCAAATGAATGAGGGAGATCCTGTAGAGATCTTAGTACAAGGGGACCATATCATTCTGGAGAGATACCGTCCAAAATGTATTTTTTGTGGATCGATGGAAGAAGTCAATGAGTTCAAAGAGCGTTACATATGCGCACAATGTTTAGATGAAATGACCCAGCTTCCACAGCACGGGTAA
- the trmL gene encoding tRNA (uridine(34)/cytosine(34)/5-carboxymethylaminomethyluridine(34)-2'-O)-methyltransferase TrmL, which translates to MALHIVLVEPEIPANTGNISRTCAATGTHLHLVRPLGFRTDDATLKRAGLDYWHAVHIEYHDSFAEVQEQYPEGRFFYATTKAKNRYSDFKFQDGDFLVFGKETKGLPPELIAANPDTCMKMPMSGDVRSLNLSNSAAIIVYEALRQLNFPGLD; encoded by the coding sequence ATGGCTTTACATATCGTTCTGGTTGAACCGGAGATTCCTGCAAATACGGGCAATATTTCTCGTACATGTGCGGCTACCGGTACGCATTTGCATCTCGTGCGTCCACTCGGATTCCGTACGGATGACGCTACGCTGAAACGCGCGGGTCTGGATTACTGGCATGCCGTTCATATTGAATATCATGATTCGTTTGCCGAGGTTCAGGAACAGTATCCGGAAGGGCGTTTTTTCTACGCAACGACGAAGGCGAAAAACCGTTATAGTGATTTTAAGTTTCAGGATGGAGATTTTCTGGTATTCGGTAAGGAGACAAAAGGTCTTCCTCCAGAATTAATTGCGGCCAATCCCGATACTTGTATGAAAATGCCAATGTCAGGTGATGTCAGATCATTGAACTTGTCAAACTCAGCAGCAATCATTGTGTATGAGGCATTGCGTCAACTTAATTTCCCGGGTCTGGATTAA
- the serC gene encoding 3-phosphoserine/phosphohydroxythreonine transaminase, with translation MTKRAYNFNAGPAALPLEVLERAQAEFVDFRNTGMSIMEMSHRGAVYESVHNEAQERLLSLLGNPKGYKVLFLQGGASTQFAMLPMNLLGEGQTASYVMTGSWAKKALSEAKLIGETQVAASSEADKYMKLPDVSNLNFPDRTAYVHLTSNETIEGTQFKSFPNTGSVPLIADMSSDIFCKPFDLNQFGMIYAGAQKNLGPSGITVVIAREELVSESPKTIPTMLRYSTHVDNNSLYNTPPSFSVYMVNEVLKWIEEQGGLAGIEQKNVKKADLLYNAIDSSGDFYRGCVDPADRSLMNVTFRLANEELEKQFIKASEQEGFVGLKGHRSVGGLRASIYNAAPYESVKALTDFMSHFQKTNG, from the coding sequence GTGACAAAGAGAGCGTATAATTTTAATGCAGGACCTGCGGCGTTGCCACTTGAGGTTTTGGAGCGTGCTCAGGCAGAATTTGTTGATTTTCGGAACACGGGTATGTCGATTATGGAGATGTCTCACCGTGGAGCGGTGTATGAATCTGTACATAATGAAGCTCAGGAGCGTTTGTTGTCTCTGCTAGGCAATCCTAAAGGATACAAAGTCCTCTTCCTGCAGGGCGGAGCCAGCACTCAGTTCGCCATGCTGCCGATGAACCTGCTCGGGGAAGGGCAGACAGCCAGTTACGTCATGACAGGCAGCTGGGCCAAGAAGGCACTGTCTGAGGCGAAACTGATTGGGGAGACGCAGGTCGCTGCATCTTCCGAAGCGGATAAATATATGAAATTGCCGGACGTGTCGAATCTTAACTTCCCGGATCGCACAGCTTATGTTCATTTGACGTCTAACGAAACAATTGAGGGAACACAATTCAAGTCATTCCCGAATACCGGTTCAGTTCCACTTATTGCCGACATGTCGAGTGACATCTTCTGCAAACCGTTTGATCTGAATCAATTCGGCATGATCTATGCAGGTGCACAGAAGAACCTGGGCCCATCAGGGATTACGGTTGTTATTGCTCGCGAAGAGCTGGTAAGTGAATCTCCTAAAACGATTCCGACCATGCTTCGTTATAGTACACATGTGGATAACAATTCTCTCTATAATACACCACCGTCCTTCTCTGTATACATGGTGAATGAGGTTCTGAAGTGGATCGAGGAACAAGGCGGATTGGCTGGAATTGAACAGAAGAATGTGAAGAAAGCAGATTTGCTCTATAATGCGATCGATTCTTCCGGAGACTTTTACCGTGGTTGTGTAGATCCGGCAGATCGTTCCCTGATGAATGTGACCTTCCGCCTGGCTAACGAGGAGCTGGAGAAACAGTTTATCAAGGCTTCAGAGCAAGAAGGGTTTGTTGGTCTGAAAGGGCATCGGAGTGTTGGCGGCCTGCGTGCGTCTATTTACAATGCTGCTCCATATGAAAGTGTTAAAGCACTTACGGACTTCATGAGCCACTTCCAGAAGACAAATGGATAA